A region of the bacterium genome:
ACCGCGAGCCCGAACTCTTGCAACACCTGCTCGACGCAGGGGCCGAAGAGTTGACGTTTCGCAGCATGGCCGGCCAGTACCTGGCCGACCCGGTCTTCGAGCCGGGAGATGACGACCTGGTTCTACTGGCCTGCCGCCGGGTCACGCTCGAATGGGTACTGCGCCGCCATGTGCTCGCAACGGGCCTCGTCGAGGTTCGGGACGGCGATGAGGTCACCGGCCTGGTCGCCGAACGCGATCCCGGGACCGGACTTCAAAGCGTTGCGGGCGTCAACCTGCGCGCGGGCAATGGCGCCACGAGCGTTCTGGCGGGTGACCTGATCATCGACGCCAGCGGACGGCGTTCGAAGCTCTCCGAGTGGCTCGTCGAGATCGGTGCACCGGCGATGCGCGAAGAATCGAGTTCTTGCGGGATCTTCTACGCGAGCCGCTTTTATCGGCTGCTCGAAGGCGCGAGTCGGCCGAGCGAGGACGGCATCATAGGTGCGGATCTCGGCTACCTGAAGTACGGCATCTTCCCGGGCGACGCGCGCACATTCTCGATCACACTCGCGGCGGCCCCCGATGACGATCCCATGCGCGCGATCCTGCGCACGCCGAGCTTCGAACGTGTGACCGAATCAGTGCCTATGTTGAAGGAATGGACCGACCCGGCGGTTTCAGAACCGATCACCGAAGCCAACGGCATGGCGAACCTGCGCAACACGCGGCGTTACTTCGTCGAGAATGGCGAACCGCTCGCGCTGGGCGTAATTGCGATCGGCGACGCGTTGATCCACGCCAACCCGATCACGGGTCGCGGCTGCAGCCTGGCCTGGATCAGCGCCTACGCTCTGGCCGATGCGCTGCGAAAGCACTCGGGTGACCCGCGTGCCATCGTGCTCGAACTCGAATCGGTCATCGAGAGCGAACTCGCACCCTGGTTGCAGATGCAATTGCGCCAGGACGAGGCAGCCATCGAGGTCAACGAAGCCCTGTGCCGCGGCGAGGATCCCTTCCTGGTCGAACGGCCCGATGGAACGCGGGATCAGAAGGCTTACATGCAGGACGTGATCCGGCAGGGTCTGGGTCCCGCGATACGCTCGAACGTGGAGATGATGCGCAGCTTCATGCGCGTCGCTCACATGCTCGACAACCCCATGGAACTGCTGAGCGATCCGGAAGTGATCCGGCAGGTGCTCGTAGCCTATGAGACTCGCCACGAGCGCGAAACGCTGGTCCGGGGCCCGGAACGGACGGAGATGCTTGAGATTCTGGCCGCGGCCTGAGCAGATCCGAGCGCTGAAAGAAGGCCGGACATGACTGGGGTCATACCCGGAGGACGTAGCACCGCACTAAGGTAGGGACCCATCTCTAGCCAGGTAAAGCGAGGAATTGAAAATGCCGGTTGAAGAAATCATAACTCAGCTCACCACACACTGGAAGTTCGACTACGAACCCAAGGTGAAAGCCCTTCGCGATCTCTATGAAGTCGCCAAGAAGGAGCAGTGGAACGCGGCCGCTGATATCAACTGGAACCTGGAGATCGACAAAGAGGGCGACATTCTCGCGCAGCCCCAGGATCCCACTCGCGAACTCGACGCGGTTCTGGCCCTGCCGGACAAGAAGCGCTCGGAATTCGCGATCGCCAACGCAGCCTGGACCCTGTCTCAATTCCTGCACGGAGAACAGGGCGCCCTGCTCTGCTGTGGCCAACTGGTCGAAGCCGTTCCCGACATCGATGGCAAGCTCTACGCAGCGACCCAGGTCGTGGACGAAGCGCGTCACGTAGAAGTCTTCCATCGCTACCTCAAGCGACTCCACCGCGTCTACCCCATCGACCCCGCGCTCCAGGCCGTGCTCAACGCGATCCTGGAAGCCGATATGTGGCAGATGAAGTGCGTCGGCATGCAGGTGATCGTCGAGGGGCTGGCGATGGGCTCTTTCAAGATCATGAAGGAAGAGTCCAACGACGAGTTGCTGCGCAACGTCGTCGAGCTGACCGCTCAAGACGAGGCGCGTCACGTGTCCTACGGGCTGATCTACATGAAGGACGAACTGCCTCGCATGAGCGATCCTGACCGCAATCGGGTCGAGGACTTCGCCTACACCGCAGTCGAGGCGCTGTCCGGGCGCAAGCCGGGCACCGGTTTCACCAGTCAGATCGATCTCTTCCAGGAGGTCGGCCTGGACGTGGGCGAGGTGGTGACCGAGCTAACGGGCAAGATGGCGGATCCCGAGTTCGTGGCCAAACAGCCGGATGCCTTCCGCGACTACGTCATGCCGCAACTCAATCGCCTGGGCATCATCACCGACCGCACCGCGCCCAAGTACCGCGAGTTGGGTTTCGAGGTCTAACAGGCGTCGAAAACCCGAGCCGGGCCCCGGCAGACCTCTTTCATTCCAGGGTCGCGCGTATGCCACAATGGGGCATACCTGCTCAGAGCCTCGCCTTCAGCGCGGCCAGCTAGCAATGATGGAGGATCACCGTGATCAAGACACGCTTCACAGAACTGTTCGGTGTCGAGCACCCGATCGTCATGGGCGGCATGCAGGGGGTCGGCCGCGCCGAACTCGTCGCCGCCGCGGCCAATGCCGGTACCCTCCCATTCCTGACCGCACTCACCCAGCCCACGCCCGAGGATCTGGTGAAGGAGATCGATCGCACGCGCGAACTCACCGATCGACCTTTCGGCGTGAACATCACTGTGCTGCCTAGCCTACGTGAGATTTCTCACGAAGAGTACGCGGCTGCGGCGATTGAAGGTGGCATCAAGATCATCGAAACGGCGGGTCGCAGCCCCGAACCGTTCATGAAGGCGTTCAAAGAAGCGGGAGTGCGTGTAATCCACAAGTGCACGTCGGTCCGGCACGCGGTCAAGGCCGAAAAAGTAGGCTGCGACGCCGTGAGCATCGACGGATTCGAGTGCGCGGGTCACCCGGGCGAGGACGACATCCCGGGCCTGATCCTCATCCCGTGTGCGGCCGATCAGGTTTCGATCCCGCTGGTTGCGTCCGGCGGTTTCGGCGACGCGCGCGGACTCGTGGCTGCAATCGCGCTCGGCGCCGAGGCGATCAACATGGGAACCCGCTTCCTGGCAACCCAGGAAGCCGGAGTACACCCCAACATGAAGCAGAAGCTCGTCGATTCCGACGAGCGCGACACGGCGTTGATCTTCCGCACCATGCGCAACACTGCACGCGTCTTCCGCAACGCCGTCGCAGAAGAAGTCGTAAAGGTCGAAGCGACGGGCGGCACGATCAAGGACGTTGCGCACCTGGTTTCGGGTGAGCGCGGACGCGACGCTATGTCGAAGGGCGACGTCGACGGTGGCATCTGGACTGCCGGAATGGTCACTGGCCTGATCCACGATATTCCGACGTGCGCCGAACTCGTGAACCGCATCGTGTCGGAGGCCGAGGCTCTGATTCAGAAACGCGTCGCGCCCGTCGTCGCCTGATTAGCGGGGGCGGCCCGCGATAGGAGGCTAGGCTCCGTGCTCCGCCCACCACTCGTCGAGTTCGGGCAGGAAATAGCGCAGGCGGATCTTCTTGTACTCCTCGAGGCTCACCAGCAGGCGGTAGTCTTCGCGAGCGAGTTGCAGCTTGTCGGCCAGGCGAGCTGCGACGACCTCGCAGGCTTGCAGATCCGGACCGTGGATCATGCTGTAGAGCGTGTAGGGAAAGCCCTCGATGGGATTGCGTGCGTAGCAGTGGCTGACCTCGGGTGCAGCCGCCAGGATGGCCCCGAGTTCGCTCGAGCGCTGGCTCGGTGCGCACCACACGGTCATTGCATTGGCGCGAACGCCGAGTTTGCGATGGCGCAGGGTGCCGACGTAGCGGCGGATTGCGCCTCCCAGATGCTCGCGACCGAATGCGATCAGCGTCGCCTCGTCGGTACCACAAGCGCTGGCCAGCTCTGCAAAAGGCCGTAAAACCAGAGGGGCCGGGGTCTGCAGGGCGCGAAACAGACGACGGCTCTCGTCAGTGAGCCGCACGGCACCCGTTTCGGAGGGAGGGGCCACCTCGGTATGGTTCTGGCGCGTACGCAGATCGAAATTGACGCCAATCTTGAAGGTCTCGGTGCGCCGCAGCGCGTGAAAGGCGGTTCCGCAGGCGCTTGAGAGCGCCGCGATATGCGCATCGACTCCAGGGGCGAATGGCGCTGCGATCGTGTACCAGAGGTTGTACTCGTGATCGCGCAAATAGTTATGCGTGATGGTGGGGTGATCGTTCAGGATTGCGACTACTTCGGCGAGGCGCTCCTCGGCGACCCTTCCTGCGACAAGGGCACTGTCGTAACCGAGCGCGCTGCCTTCGAGAACTGCCGAGATCTCGCGCAGAGTCCCCTGCTCGCTCCACTTCTGGAGGAACTCCAGAACCTCTGGCTCTGGAATGCCCAGCTCAGTCCCGATCTCCGCAAACGGTCGCTCGCTGAACGGCACCGCGTGTTGAACCGCACGGATGATCTGATTCTCGTGCTCCTCGCTCAGCTTCACATCAATTCCTTTCCGCAGCCCCTTACAACCCGATCTCGAATGCGCGCCAGGGACCGAAGATACCGGAAGGCGAAGCCAGAGTCTCGACGTCCTCGATCTTGCGGGTCGTCGCGTTCACGAGCAGTAGCTGGTTGGCGCGATTCGCGCTGACGAGCACATGCGAGCCACGCGGCGTGAAATCCATGTGGTAGATGCGGCCGGCCAGTTTGATCGTATCGACCACGGCCAGTCGCTCGACATCGATCACCTGAACGAAAGCATCATCCTTCTCGCCCGAAAAACTCACCCAGACCTCGCGTTCCGTCGGCGAACGCACGGCGTATACAGGATGGCCGCGCAGGGGAATCGATTGCATGAAGGCAAATGAACTCCGATCGAGCACGGCTAGTCGGCCCTCACCGACCAGGGGCACGAAGATGAACTGGCCCGCGACGGCCCACGACGCCAGGTGTGGCAGCTTCACGGGCGCACCGCGCGGATAGGTGCGCTTCGGATCGCGCAGAGACACCGCCCGAGGACGTGACTGCGGATCGGTGAGATCGAGCACCGTGACAGTGTCGGACTCCAGATGACCCACCACGTAGTTCCGACCGTCCGGAGTGATCATGGCGTCGTAGGGCATGCCGTGCTCTTCGAGCTTCACGCGCCTCTCGACGACGAGTTCGGGGCCCGAAGCGTCGATCACCCAGATCTCGGCACCTTCCATCAACACACAGACGAAACGGTTTCCAGGCGCATCGACGATACCGGTCACACGCGAGGGCACGGCTTCGCCTTTGTACTGAAACGTAGCGTCGAAGCGCTTCACCAGCTTCAAGGTCCGCGCGTCGAGGACGGTGACGCCCCCCGGCACGTACTCGGCCGTGGCGATCAAACGCCCGTCCTGGCTGATCGCGTTATCGATCGAACTCTTCGAGGTGAACACCTCTCCCGCCCGTTCGAGCTTTTCCAGATCAATTCGGCTCACCTGGCCGCTGCGCGAAGAGAGATAGCCATATCTCAGATCCGGCGAAAAGATCATCGTGGCATGACGCAGATTGCCGAGGCCCGTGATGCGCTTCGGATTGAGTTCTCGCGTGGCCAGATCATAGACGGCGAGGCTACTGGAAGCGCGCTCCACAACGAATACCCGCGAGCCCGTTCCCTGTGCATGCGCAACCTCGGCGCTGAACAAGCAAGCAAGCAAAATACTGATGATGACAAGTCTCATGTAGACACTCCGATCTCGGAATCTTCGAGTACGCAGGCCGGATCGGGATCCCATAGTTCTCCGCCGTCGGCGAGAGCGCGTTCACGGTGTGAACCGCGACACAACGCGCGGTATTTGCACGCACCGCAGCGTCCTTTGAGATAACCGCTGCGATCGGCCAGTAGTGTACGCATGGGGTGCTCGAGTATGTCCTTGAAAGCATCGCGGCGCACATCCCCGAGCGTCTCCTGACGCCAGAACTGGTCCGGGTGAACGTGACCGCGGTGGTCGATGTTCAGGATCTTCTCGCCGGCAGAGTTTCCACCCCGCTCGCTCAATAGGACGCGCACAGGTGTGGCCGCATTCGCGCCGTATTGCGATTCGATCCAGCGCAGCAACAACGGCCCATCGGAGTCATTCGAGCCGGTAACGATGCGCGTTTCGGC
Encoded here:
- a CDS encoding ferritin-like domain-containing protein, coding for MPVEEIITQLTTHWKFDYEPKVKALRDLYEVAKKEQWNAAADINWNLEIDKEGDILAQPQDPTRELDAVLALPDKKRSEFAIANAAWTLSQFLHGEQGALLCCGQLVEAVPDIDGKLYAATQVVDEARHVEVFHRYLKRLHRVYPIDPALQAVLNAILEADMWQMKCVGMQVIVEGLAMGSFKIMKEESNDELLRNVVELTAQDEARHVSYGLIYMKDELPRMSDPDRNRVEDFAYTAVEALSGRKPGTGFTSQIDLFQEVGLDVGEVVTELTGKMADPEFVAKQPDAFRDYVMPQLNRLGIITDRTAPKYRELGFEV
- a CDS encoding Lrp/AsnC family transcriptional regulator, which translates into the protein MKLSEEHENQIIRAVQHAVPFSERPFAEIGTELGIPEPEVLEFLQKWSEQGTLREISAVLEGSALGYDSALVAGRVAEERLAEVVAILNDHPTITHNYLRDHEYNLWYTIAAPFAPGVDAHIAALSSACGTAFHALRRTETFKIGVNFDLRTRQNHTEVAPPSETGAVRLTDESRRLFRALQTPAPLVLRPFAELASACGTDEATLIAFGREHLGGAIRRYVGTLRHRKLGVRANAMTVWCAPSQRSSELGAILAAAPEVSHCYARNPIEGFPYTLYSMIHGPDLQACEVVAARLADKLQLAREDYRLLVSLEEYKKIRLRYFLPELDEWWAEHGA
- a CDS encoding protein nirF — protein: MRLVIISILLACLFSAEVAHAQGTGSRVFVVERASSSLAVYDLATRELNPKRITGLGNLRHATMIFSPDLRYGYLSSRSGQVSRIDLEKLERAGEVFTSKSSIDNAISQDGRLIATAEYVPGGVTVLDARTLKLVKRFDATFQYKGEAVPSRVTGIVDAPGNRFVCVLMEGAEIWVIDASGPELVVERRVKLEEHGMPYDAMITPDGRNYVVGHLESDTVTVLDLTDPQSRPRAVSLRDPKRTYPRGAPVKLPHLASWAVAGQFIFVPLVGEGRLAVLDRSSFAFMQSIPLRGHPVYAVRSPTEREVWVSFSGEKDDAFVQVIDVERLAVVDTIKLAGRIYHMDFTPRGSHVLVSANRANQLLLVNATTRKIEDVETLASPSGIFGPWRAFEIGL
- a CDS encoding nitronate monooxygenase translates to MIKTRFTELFGVEHPIVMGGMQGVGRAELVAAAANAGTLPFLTALTQPTPEDLVKEIDRTRELTDRPFGVNITVLPSLREISHEEYAAAAIEGGIKIIETAGRSPEPFMKAFKEAGVRVIHKCTSVRHAVKAEKVGCDAVSIDGFECAGHPGEDDIPGLILIPCAADQVSIPLVASGGFGDARGLVAAIALGAEAINMGTRFLATQEAGVHPNMKQKLVDSDERDTALIFRTMRNTARVFRNAVAEEVVKVEATGGTIKDVAHLVSGERGRDAMSKGDVDGGIWTAGMVTGLIHDIPTCAELVNRIVSEAEALIQKRVAPVVA
- a CDS encoding NAD-binding protein — its product is MSSRIIVVGGSVTGLVVALVLAREGHQVTVLEKDPTPLPETPDEAFQGWQRRGAPQVLQSHAFLGRMHNLIRDREPELLQHLLDAGAEELTFRSMAGQYLADPVFEPGDDDLVLLACRRVTLEWVLRRHVLATGLVEVRDGDEVTGLVAERDPGTGLQSVAGVNLRAGNGATSVLAGDLIIDASGRRSKLSEWLVEIGAPAMREESSSCGIFYASRFYRLLEGASRPSEDGIIGADLGYLKYGIFPGDARTFSITLAAAPDDDPMRAILRTPSFERVTESVPMLKEWTDPAVSEPITEANGMANLRNTRRYFVENGEPLALGVIAIGDALIHANPITGRGCSLAWISAYALADALRKHSGDPRAIVLELESVIESELAPWLQMQLRQDEAAIEVNEALCRGEDPFLVERPDGTRDQKAYMQDVIRQGLGPAIRSNVEMMRSFMRVAHMLDNPMELLSDPEVIRQVLVAYETRHERETLVRGPERTEMLEILAAA